In Oryzias melastigma strain HK-1 linkage group LG16, ASM292280v2, whole genome shotgun sequence, a single genomic region encodes these proteins:
- the tnfb gene encoding tumor necrosis factor b (TNF superfamily, member 2) yields the protein MVEYTAAAYDVETGVEEKMGVFVEKKRSTGWIWKILVALLLIALCLGGARLFIWFWNERPKITSPTEQPDTPMPESSSHKTDPHHTLKQISSNSKAAIHLQGFISEDDSALKWADDVGHAFSRGGFKLVKNEIIIPSEGLYFVYSQASFGVTCSGDGGEGTSRNPTQLSHRIKRFSDSIGNETSVMSALRSVCQTGAQVGAGHNWYNAIYLGGVFSLNRGDRLWTETSPVSELEDDDGNTFFGVFAL from the exons ATGGTGGAGTACACAGCAGCGGCATACGATGTGGAGACCGGCGTTGAGGAGAAGATGGGGGTCTTTGTGGAGAAGAAAAGATCCACAGGCTGGATATGGAAGATACTGGTGGCCCTGCTCCTGATCGCCCTCTGCTTAGGAGGCGCCCGGCTCTTTATCTGGTTTTGGAATGAAAGGCCAAAAATAACG AGTCCCACAGAGCAACCAGACACACCGATGCCAGAAAGTTCTTCCCACAAAACAG ATCCTCATCACACTCTGAAACAAATCAGCAGCAACTCTAAGGCCGCCATCCATTTACAAG GTTTCATCTCTGAGGACGACTCTGCGCTGAAGTGGGCCGATGACGTAGGCCATGCTTTCTCTCGTGGCGGCTTCAAACTGGTGAAGAATGAAATCATCATTCCCAGTGAAGGCCTATACTTCGTCTACAGTCAGGCATCCTTCGGGGTGACCTGCAGTGGCGATGGCGGAGAGGGAACATCGAGGAATCCCACACAGCTGAGCCACCGGATCAAGCGCTTCTCCGATTCTATAGGAAACGAAACCTCAGTGATGAGTGCACTGAGGTCAGTCTGTCAAACCGGTGCGCAGGTCGGCGCCGGGCACAACTGGTACAACGCCATTTACCTGGGCGGTGTGTTTAGCCTGAACCGAGGCGACCGGCTGTGGACGGAAACCAGCCCGGTGTCGGAGCTGGAGGACGACGACGGCAACACGTTCTTCGGCGTGTTCGCTCTTTAA